DNA from Bacillus sp. Marseille-P3661:
TAATTTTTTAACATAAAAAAAATCCCTCCAGCACAGTTTTTTGTAAAGGAAGAATCTCGAATTAACTCTATTAAACTTGAGTCTTTTCGCCATTCTTCATTTGGTAGCCCAGCCATCATAGTGTTTTCACCGTAGATCTGTAACTTTGCAGTCTCTACCTTTCGATAGATTTGCCTTTTTCAAATGAGGAACGAACTAACTCACATATTCGCTCATCACTATTTGAATATAATATATAAGAAAAACAGGGAACTGAATAGTATTATTTTTTACCAAAAAACCAGAGGGACAGGTACAGTGTCCCACTCTAAAAATACCAATAATGGTATAAAAAGAGGTATATAGTGACTGGTTTACCCGCCCTACTTCTTAAGACGTCAATGGACCTGTCCCTCTGAACCACTCATTAATCCTTCAACATCGCATCTTATCTTGTAAAAGTCCGCAATCAAAGGATGTGTTTCTTGGGTCAATTCTAATTTTTCTAATCTTCTTTTACCTAACCTTCTATCTAACATTGAATAAGCTTTAATAATAATATTTTCTGAATTCATCGCTTCATCAATAGACAAAGTAGCATATTCCATAAAGGCTGCATAAAGAAAATAACTTTCAAAAATGTTTTGATTTATCATGATTTCTTCAGCGTCAGATGAGGACTTTATTAGTTGTTGTCGTTCTTCAGAAGCAAACATTACCTCCACATCATCATCATAAGGAATTCCTTTAAGGTTCTTTTTCTCTTTCATCTTTTGATATAGTTTCACATGCGCTATTGCATATGTAAC
Protein-coding regions in this window:
- a CDS encoding SF0329 family protein, which codes for MMVQVGYGLHSKKKEILSVSDVTYAIAHVKLYQKMKEKKNLKGIPYDDDVEVMFASEERQQLIKSSSDAEEIMINQNIFESYFLYAAFMEYATLSIDEAMNSENIIIKAYSMLDRRLGKRRLEKLELTQETHPLIADFYKIRCDVEGLMSGSEGQVH